A window of the Cicer arietinum cultivar CDC Frontier isolate Library 1 chromosome 6, Cicar.CDCFrontier_v2.0, whole genome shotgun sequence genome harbors these coding sequences:
- the LOC101498189 gene encoding calpain-type cysteine protease DEK1, giving the protein MEEEGADRRIILSCAICGTLFSVLGLSSFSILWAVNWRPWRIYSWIFARKWPNILQGPQLHLLCGFLNLSAWSIVVSPIIVLILWGSWLVVILDRDLIGLAVIMAGTALLLAFYSIMLWWRTQWQSSRAVAILLLLAVALLCAYELCAVYVTTGSRASDRYSSSGFFFGVSAIALAINMLFICRMVFNGNGLDVDEYVRRAYKFAYSDCVEVGPVACLPEPPDPNELYPPQSRRASHLVLLYLGSLSVLLVYSILYGLTAKEENWLGAITSVAVIILDWNMGACLYGFQLLNSRVAVLFIAGTSRVFLICFGVQYWYLGHCISYAVMASVLLGAAVSRHLSVTNPLAARRDALQSTVVRLREGFRRKEQNSSSSFSEGCGSSMKRSSSVEAGNLGNVIEASRGLAAGDGSNWNNVMSQTTSLPDGINSDKSIDSGRSSIALHLHSSSCRSAVHEHEVGISSDDRNLDHNNSLVVCSSSGLDSQGNDSSASNSANQQPLDLNLALAFQERLNDPRIATMLKRRTRQGDRELSSLLQDKGLDPNFAMMLKEKSLELDPTILALLQRSSLDADRDLPDTDHPENTDNNSVDNAMPNQISLSEELRLHGLEKWLQLCRLLLHHMTGTPERAWVLFSFIFILETITVAIFRPKTIKIVNATHQQFEFGLAVLLLSPVICSIMAFLRSLAVEEMAMTSKPKKYGFIAWLLSTCVGLLLSFLSKSSVLLGLSLTVPLMVACLSFAIPIWICNGYQFWVPRINCSESDGNGRIPRTKGIVLIICMSVFIGSVLALGAIVSAKPLDDLRYKGWNDQKSLVSPYTSSVFLGWAMASAIGLVITSVLPIISWFATYRFSLSSAILIGIFAVILVAFCGVSYLEVIKSRDDQVPTKGDFLAALLPLMCIPAVLSLCCGLLKWKDDDWKLSRGVYIFVIIGLLLLLGAISALIVVIKPWTIGVAFLLVLLLMVLAIGAIHHWASNNFYLSRIQMVFVCFLAFLLALAAFLVGRFEGKPFVGASVGYFLFLSLLAGRALTVLLSYPIVVYSPRVLPVYVYDAHADCGKNVSISFLMLYGIALATEGWGVVASLKIYPPFAGAAVSAVTLVVSFGFAVSRPCLTLKTMEDAVHFLSKETVVQAIARSATKTRNAISGTYSAPQRSASSAALLIGDPTIMLDWAGNFVLPRADVMKLRDRLRNEELVAGSLFSRLRYERTFRHEPTSGVDHRRVMCAHARILALEEAIDTEWVYMWDKFGGYLLLLLGLTSKAERAQDEVRLRLFLDSIGFSDLSAKKIKKWMPEDRRQFEIIQESYIREKEMEEEIFMQRREEEGRGKERRKALLEKEERKWKEIEASLLSSIPNASCREAAAMAAAVRAVGGDSVLDDSFARERVSSIARRIRASQLTRRALQTGVSGAICLIDDEPTASGRHCGPIDSSLCQSQKISFSIALMIQPESGPVCLLGTEFQKKVCWEILVAGSEQGIEAGQVGLRLITKGDRQTTVAKEWSISATSIADGRWHIVTMTIDADLGEATCYLDGGFDGYQNGLPLCVGSSIWDHGTEVWVGVRPPTDIDAFGRSDSEGVESKMHIMDVFLWGRCLSDDEVSALYTSVASADLSGVDFPEDNWQWADSPSRVDGWDSDPADVDLYDRDDVDWDGQYSSGRKKRSERDGMVLEMDSFSRKYRKPRIETQQEINQRMLSVELAIKEALFARGESRFTDQEFPPNDHSLFVDPEDPPAKLQVVSEWLRPGEIARQNHPDCRPCLFSGPPNPSDVCQGRLGDCWFLSAVAVLTEVSRISEVIITPGYNEEGIYTVRFCVQGEWIPVVVDDWIPCELPGKPAFATSKKGYELWVSLLEKAYAKLHGSYEALEGGLVQDALVDLTGGAGEEIDMRSGEAQLDLASGRLWSQLLRFKQEGFLLGAGSPSGSDVHISSSGIVQGHAYSILQVRDVDGHKLVQIRNPWANEVEWNGPWSDSSPEWTDRIKHKLKHVPQSKDGIFWMSWQDFQIHFRSIYICRIYPSEMRHSVHGQWRGYSAGGCQDYDTWHQNPQFKLTATGQDASHPIHVFITLTQGVGFSRTTAGFRNYQSSHDSLMFYIGMRILKTRGRRAGFNIYLHESVGGTDYVNSREISCEMVLEPEPKGYTIVPTTIHPGEEAPFVLSVFTKASITLEAL; this is encoded by the exons ATGGAAGAAGAAGGGGCTGACCGTCGAATTATCCTCTCTTGCGCGATTTGTGGAACCCTCTTCTCGGTTTTGGGATTGTCTTCCTTCTCCATACTATGGGCTGTTAATTGGAGACCCTGGCGAATTTATAG CTGGATCTTTGCTCGGAAGTGGCCAAATATCTTGCAAGGTCCTCAACTCCATTTGCTCTGTGGTTTCCTGAATCTTTCAGCATGGTCTATTGTTGTTTCTCCAATTATTGTGCTTATCCTTTGGGGCTCCTGGTTGGTTGTAATATTGGATCGAGACCTGATTGGTTTGGCTGTTATTATGGCTGGAACTGCTCTCTTATTGGCATTTTATTCGATTATGCTGTGGTGGAGAACCCAGTGGCAAAGCTCAA GGGCTGTTGCAATCTTGCTTCTTCTGGCTGTTGCTCTACTCTGTGCATACGAGCTTTGTGCAGTATATGTTACAACCGGATCACGGGCATCTGACCGATATTCTTCTTCTGGTTTCTTTTTTGGAGTTTCAGCAATTGCTTTAGCCATTAACATGCTATTTATTTGTAGAATGGTATTTAATG GGAATGGCTTAGATGTGGATGAATATGTGCGGAGGGCTTACAAATTTGCTTATTCTGATTGTGTTGAGGTGGGTCCTGTGGCTTGTTTACCTGAACCACCAGACCCAAATGAATTATATCCTCCGCAATCTAGAAG GGCTTCCCATCTTGTTCTTCTCTATCTTGGCTCGCTATCTGTTCTGTTAGTATATTCCATCTTGTATGGCCTAACAGCAAAGGAGGAAAATTGGCTGGGAGCAATAACATCTGTTGCTGTTATTATTCTTG ACTGGAATATGGGTGCTTGCCTGTATGGTTTTCAACTTCTTAACAGTCGTGTTGCTGTATTGTTTATTGCTGGAACATCTCGGGTGTTTCTTATTTGTTTTGGAGTGCAATACTG GTATTTAGGCCACTGTATCAGTTATGCTGTTATGGCTTCTGTACTTTTAGGAGCTGCTGTTTCTCGCCATTTATCGGTTACAAATCCATTAGCTGCAAGGAGAGATGCCTTACAAAGCACTGTAGTTCGCCTGAGGGAAGGATTTCGTAGAAAGGAGCAGAACAGTTCATCTAGCTTTTCTGAAGGCTGTGGCTCAAGTATGAAACGGAGTAGTAGTGTTGAAGCTGGTAATCTTGGTAATGTCATTGAAGCTAGCAGGGGTCTGGCTGCAGGTGATGGGAGCAATTGGAATAATGTCATGTCTCAAACTACTAGTTTGCCAGATGGAATCAATAGTGACAAAAGCATAGATAGTGGAAGGTCAAGTATAGCGTTACACTTACACAGCAGCTCCTGTCGCTCAGCTGTTCATGAGCATGAAGTTGGAATATCATCTGATGATAGAAATTTGGATCACAATAATTCCTTGGTTGTTTGTTCAAGTAGTGGCCTTGATAGTCAAGGGAATGACTCTAGTGCTTCTAACTCTGCAAATCAACAACCATTGGATTTGAATTTGGCTCTTGCATTCCAAGAAAGGTTGAATGACCCAAGGATTGCAACTATGCTGAAAAGAAGGACAAGACAAGGTGATCGTGAACTGAGTAGTTTATTGCAGGATAAAGGTCTAGATCCAAATTTTGCTATGATGTTAAAAGAGAAAAGTTTAGAGTTAGATCCAACTATCCTGGCATTATTGCAGAGGAGTAGTCTAGATGCAGATAGAGATCTTCCTGATACAGATCATCCTGAAAATACTGATAATAACAGTGTCGACAATGCTATGCCCAATCAGATTTCATTATCTGAAGAACTGAGGCTACATGGGCTTGAAAAATGGCTTCAGTTGTGCAGGCTTTTGCTGCATCACATGACGGGTACTCCAGAACGAGCATGGGTTCTGTTTAGCTTTATTTTCATACTTGAAACCATCACTGTTGCTATATTTCGTCcaaaaacaatcaaaattgTTAATGCAACACACCAGCAG TTTGAGTTTGGCTTAGCAGTGCTTTTGTTGTCTCCCGTGATATGCTCTATTATGGCTTTCCTTCGATCACTTGCGGTGGAAGAAATGGCCATGACATCCAAACCAAAGAAG TATGGTTTTATTGCTTGGCTGCTCAGCACTTGTGTTGGACTGTTGCTCTCTTTTTTGAG CAAATCATCTGTTCTCCTTGGGCTGTCCTTGACAGTGCCATTAATGGTGGCGTGCCTTTCTTTTGCCATTCCTATATGGATTTGCAATGGTTACCAATTTTGGGTTCCTCGTATAAATTGTTCTGAAAGTGATGGGAATGGTCGAATTCCTCGTACAAAG GGTATAGTTCTCATTATTTGTATGTCAGTATTCATTGGATCTGTACTGGCTTTGGGAGCAATAGTTTCGGCTAAACCTTTAGATGATTTACGATACAAGGGATGGAATGATCAGAAAAGCTTGGTTTCCCCTTACACGTCATCTGTTTTTCTTGGCTGGGCAATGGCATCTGCCATTGGTTTAGTTATTACTAGCGTACTTCCAATAATTTCATGGTTTGCAACATATCGGTTCTCCCTGTCTTCTGCTATCCTTATTGGAATATTTGCAG TAATCCTTGTAGCATTTTGTGGAGTGTCTTATTTAGAAGTTATCAAATCTAGAGATGACCAAGTTCCAACAAAGGGTGATTTTTTAGCTGctctccttcctttaatgtgcATTCCAGCAGTGCTCTCCCTTTGTTGCGGATTGCTTAAGTG GAAGGATGATGATTGGAAACTTTCTCGAGgtgtttatatttttgttataattggTCTTCTGCTTCTGCTTGGTGCTATTTCAGCTTTAATAGTTGTCATCAAGCCTTGGACA ATAGGGGTAGCATTTCTTTTGGTTCTTCTTCTTATGGTGCTAGCAATTGGTGCAATTCACCACTGGGCATCgaacaatttttatttgagcCGGATACAGATGGTCTTTGTTTGCTTCCTTGCGTTTCTATTGGCTTTGGCAGCATTTCTTGTTGGTCGGTTTGAAG GTAAACCATTTGTTGGAGCTTCGGTTGGTTATTTTTTGTTCCTTTCTCTTCTTGCTGGAAGGGCATTGACA GTTCTCCTTTCATATCCTATTGTGGTATATTCTCCCCGAGTTTTGCCGGTGTATGTGTATGATGCTCATGCAGATTGTGGGAAGAATGTCAG TATTTCTTTTCTCATGCTGTATGGGATTGCCCTTGCCACTGAAGGTTGGGGGGTTGTTGCCAGTTTAAAGATTTATCCACCCTTTGCTGGTGCAGCTGTATCAGCAGTAACACTTGTTGTTTCATTTGGCTTTGCTGTCTCTCGTCCTTGCCTAACTCTAAAG ACGATGGAAGATGCTGTACATTTTCTCAGCAAGGAAACTGTTGTTCAAGCAATTGCTAGATCGGCAACAAAG ACCAGAAATGCGATATCTGGAACTTACTCGGCACCACAGAGGTCGGCTAGTTCTGCAGCCCTTTTGATTGGAGACCCTACCATTATGCTTGATTGGGCAGGGAATTTTGTGCTTCCCAGAGCCGATGTCATGAAATTGAGAGACCGTTTGAGAAATGAAGAATTAGTTGCAGGTTCATTATTTAGTAGATTAAGATATGAAAGGACATTTCGCCATGAGCCAACCAGTGGCGTAGATCACAGAAGAGTAATGTGTGCTCATGCACGTATTCTGGCTCTTGAAGAGGCTATTGATACTGAGTGGGTGTACATGTGGGACAAGTTTGGTGGTTATTTGCTTTTGTTGCTTGGTTTGACGTCTAAGGCAGAACGAGCACAG GATGAAGTTCGTCTGAGACTCTTTCTTGACAGCATTGGATTTTCTGACTTGAGTGCTAAGAAAATAAAGAAGTGGATGCCAGAAGATCGCAGGCAGTTTGAAATTATTCAGGAGAG TTACATAAGAGAAAAGGAGATGGAAGAGGAAATCTTCATGCAGAGGCGCGAAGAGGAGGGGAGAGGGAAGGAAAGGAGGAAGGCTTTACTCGAAAAAGAGGAACGCAAATGGAAGGAGATAGAAGCTTCGCTGCTCTCCTCCATTCCTAATGCTAGTTGCAGAGAGGCTGCAGCCATGGCAGCAGCAGTGCGCGCAGTTGGAGGTGATTCTGTTCTAGATGATTCTTTTGCTCGAGAGAGAGTTTCAAGCATTGCACGTAGGATACGAGCCTCACAATTAACTCGTCGTGCACTTCAG ACAGGAGTGTCAGGTGCTATATGTCTCATTGATGATGAGCCAACCGCAAGTGGCAGGCACTGTGGTCCAATTGATTCCAGTTTATGTCAAAGCCAAAAAATCAGCTTCTCTATTGCATTGATGATACAACCTGAGTCTGGTCCTGTTTGTCTTTTGGGTACCGAGTTTCAGAAGAAAGTTTGCTGGGAAATTCTTGTGGCTGGTTCTGAACAAGGCATTGAGGCTGGACAAGTTGGGCTTAGATTGATTACTAAAGGTGATAGGCAAACAACTGTTGCAAAGGAGTGGAGTATTAGTGCAACAAGTATTGCAGATGGAAG GTGGCATATTGTAACAATGACAATTGATGCTGATTTAGGGGAAGCGACATGTTATTTAGATGGTGGATTTGATGGCTACCAGAATGGATTACCATTGTGTGTGGGTAGCAGCATTTGGGATCATGGGACGGAAGTATGGGTTGGAGTTAGACCACCAACAGATATTGATGCATTTGGTAGGTCAGATAGTGAAGGGGTTGAATCTAAGATGCACATTATGGATGTTTTTCTTTGGGGAAGGTGCTTATCGGATGATGAAGTTTCTGCTCTCTATACCTCTGTGGCTTCAGCGGACCTCAGCGGCGTTGATTTCCCTGAAGATAACTGGCAGTGGGCTGATTCGCCTTCAAGA GTTGATGGTTGGGACAGTGATCCTGCTGATGTAGATTTATATGACAGAGATGATGTGGATTGGGATGGACAGTATTCTAGTGGGAGGAAAAAAAGGTCAGAACGTGATGGCATGGTGTTGGAAATGGATTCTTTTTCTAGGAAGTATAGAAAACCTAGGATTGAAACacaacaagagattaatcaacgCATGCTATCAGTAGAATTGGCCATCAAAGAAGCTCTCTTTGCTAGAGGAGAGTCACGTTTTACTGATCAGGAATTTCCTCCTAATGATCACTCATTGTTTGTGGACCCTGAAGACCCCCCTGCAAAGTTACAG GTTGTTTCTGAGTGGTTGAGACCAGGGGAAATTGCTAGACAAAACCATCCAGACTGTCGTCCGTGCTTATTTTCAGGACCTCCAAATCCTTCAGATGTTTGTCAG GGACGGTTAGGTGATTGTTGGTTCTTGAGTGCTGTTGCTGTTCTGACAGAGGTTTCACGCATATCAGAGGTAATCATCACCCCAGGATATAACGAGGAAGGAATTTACACTGTTCGCTTTTGTGTTCAG GGTGAGTGGATCCCTGTCGTTGTCGATGATTGGATTCCGTGTGAATTACCGGGTAAACCAGCATTTGCTACTAGTAAGAAGGGTTATGAGCTTTGGGTCTCTTTGTTGGAGAAGGCATATGCCAAGTTGCATGGCTCTTATGAAGCTCTGGAAGGTGGGCTTGTTCAGGATGCTCTGGTGGATCTTACTGGAGGTGCTGGTGAGGAAATTGACATGAGGAGTGGAGAAGCCCAACTTGACCTTGCAAGTGGTAGATTATGGTCTCAGTTGCTACGCTTCAAGCAAGAAGGTTTTCTCCTAGGAGCAGGAAGTCCTTCAGGTTCGGATGTGCACATCTCCTCCAGTGGTATTGTGCAAGGCCATGCATACTCAATACTGCAG GTAAGAGATGTGGATGGGCATAAACTTGTTCAGATCCGAAATCCATGGGCCAATGAAGTTGAGTGGAATGGTCCCTGGTCTGACTCATCACCTGAATGGACAGATAGGATAAAGCACAAGCTGAAGCATGTTCCACAG TCAAAAGATGGTATATTCTGGATGTCGTGGCAAGATTTTCAGATTCATTTTCGATCAATATACATTTGTCGTATCTATCCATCAGAGATGCGTCATTCTGTTCATGGTCAGTGGCGTGGTTACAGTGCTGGTGGGTGTCAGGACTATGATACATGGCATCAAAATCCACAGTTCAAACTCACTGCAACTGGGCAAGATGCATCACATCCAATTCATGTATTCATTACCTTAACTCAG gGTGTGGGATTTTCAAGAACAACGGCTGGTTTCAGAAATTATCAATCCAGCCACGATTCACTGATGTTTTACATTGGAATGAGGATACTCAAAACTCGTGGCCGACGTGCTGGTTTCAACATATACCTACACGAATCAGTCGGTGGGACAGACTATGTTAATTCTAGAGAAATATCCTGTGAGATGGTTCTGGAACCGGAACCAAAGGGATACACTATAGTTCCTACCACTATACACCCTGGGGAAGAAGCACCATTTGTGCTTTCTGTTTTCACCAAGGCATCAATAACTCTGGAAGCTTTGTAG